The region TACGTGTCATTCTTTTGTAATGAAAGTAATTGTAAATATATGTAGCAAAAACGTTCCAAAATTATTACGCCGAGgttaattttaattaatgtttaaaaccacataggcctacatcaaatatgtaacaaaaaacaaactGTAACAAACTGCCGAATAATATGATTTACAACTGTCCCTGAAAAGATATTGTGGGTGTGTTACCATTCTTCTGTTATAACTCGATAGTAGGCATAtgtttactatcgagcacttttgaaaacatgaaattatacaccaactgagctaatgggtttGAGACAAAAATttacaggtttacttgttcgtatataactagggaccgttcacaaacacttgttagggggggcctggtgcaaaaatatttcatcgcgaaaattgttCGCCCCCCCttaacagatctcaaaaattcagccccccccccctttttttgacatgaaaattatgggtcaaccccatagaaaagcatataaagtTTTCCCAGGCAAATTTGTGGTCAaagccctttacacttttgtggatgcaCCTCTTCATGTTTGCATTGTTTAAAAGCGCTAATTGAGACTAAGCAcataatgctaactatcgagttttacgGCATACCTTTAAATTAATGCGGAATTTATTATGTAATGATAAGCTTTAAATAAATTCCATACAGTGAAAACTAAACCTCGTAAATTAACTACAGTTTAATTACGAGGAtaaattttcctctttttccGCAGTTAAAAACTTAAAACACGGTAATATTTCGACAGAATATAGTTAAAGATTACTTGCAGATATGCAACAATTACAACAAAAAGAATAAACCTACCTGTAATCCCGACAACGAATAAGAACAGAAATGATGTAAGCATCAAAAACGAGCCACTGTGACTACCAGACATCTTGAAAACAAACTGATTTCTCCTTCAATTCTCAGACTTGTGAGAAATGGTGTTTGGCTCAGTGGGGGAGAAATCGATCTCATTATGTGGATTGCCGAAATAAGAATAATGTCGCCAAAGTTTGTTTCTTCGAAGTAtgagttaaagtcataatgtacgatcttttttcagaatttacctttatttttttcaaaaccgattttttggcatatttgtaatacttacacatgttctaatttaaatctatgagcaaactgtcaaattcgtcctatttgtagtaaaacgggacgattttctgttggtccgacataaagtcataattttagattatgactttatgtcggccacgatcgtaaaccgtagtctcctacaaaactagcttgagttacgctccctccacatgtggaggaacgtaaccaaactggcccgcgtaggagactaaccataactctgaggccgcactcgctgtcctaatcaaaatcgtgcgagatgtttcgagtgatagaggtgaagtttatgatgttgtttctttgcaaattcccaatgtttttcgcgtccaaatgtattgggaactttcattaTGAttacatattatcattttagaagaaaaaaagaaaaatctaaaaatttaaaaagatcgtacattaacatgattaaggcttTAATGAAACATTCTTTTATCCTTATCATTAGATTACACACTGCGGAGTATAACATTCcttttcatttatttacttttgaGGACATACCCTAATTCAAATGGCCAAACCTGATACTAATTTCTTTTTAAGTAAGGATTTTTCCTTAGTCTCCGTCTCTACAGCCGTTTTAAGTTGATGCAATACGACACTGTCCTCCTTTTGTACAATTATGTGAAGCGTGTCACACATTTCCATGTTTCACGAGTTATAAACTGTTCGTGgaaaataaacgaactggcatggtttcatattttgatattataataGATTATTAATGCCTTGACCATTTCACCTTCTTTAATGGATTAACGTCTTATAGGTACGTGCGGCTATcaagttaaaaaaataaacacatcacaaaaagtaaTAACCCCGTCTTTATTATGCGGTAATAAGTCAACATCTCTACATAAAATACCGTAAAacaccgtctacaagcatatatagtgtcttTGATGAAAGTTAAAATAATACGATACttacgtaaatataccaatacaatggattggtcttacaataatacttgcttgtatgtgctgggatctataatttatttgctctaattccatattggcacctggattaatttagcttttatcagaagcactctatatgcttgtagacgaggttttacggtattaacattaaaatatcattaGAAGCCTAGGTATGTTCTACATGTTTTGGTACGTCATTAGTCTATACACTTTTTTAAACTattatttctgttttctttcatcaTCCCTGTTCATTCGAATGCTTTAACCTCCCGAGAACCAGTGTCTTACATTAAAAAACAAACTCATCACAAAAGTAATACGCATAAAGTAATATGGTAATGAGTCAAAATCTATACATAAAATAGCAACAAAAAACAGCTTTGTTCTACattcagtgaatagattcatcaggtttgtgaatcaaatcaagtagtaatttttgtttggcaaaaccagtaagttttacttactaatatttcgtccatctcgtcggagccCCATCATAGCAAATTTCTTTATGGAATTTCTGGAACAGCAAGCAATCGCGACTGCCCCGATTGATTGTAAGCCACGGTATTGGCGTCGCTATGTGGATGATGTTCTAGAAATAATCAAAGCAGGCCAAGTTCAAAACTTAACCGATCACCTCAACACAATCGACAAAACAGACAGTATAAAATTCACCTATGAAgaagagaaagaaggaaaaattccATTTCTCGACACGTTAATTGTCCGGAAACCTGATGGTTCGGTAAAGCTCCTGGTATACAGGAAACCAacccacactgaccaatatctcaGTTTTAAGTCAGAACACCCTCTCCATCAGAAAATGGGTGTAGTCCGTACCTTGTTTGATCGCATGTACAGCGTGGTCACGGACGAAACGGACAGAGCAAATGAAGAGAAACATGTGCGAGGAGCCCTAAAAAACTGTGGCTATCCAAAATGGGCAGTAGACCAAGTGAAATCAAAAATGCAACTTAAAACAAAACCAGCTGTGAAACCTACCGCAAAGAAAGACCAAAAGAATGAGGACAAAAGCAAGGGTATGGTAGTGCTCCCTTATGTCAATGGAATTTCCGAGCGTGTTCAAAGAATTTTCAAGAAGCATAAAGTCGACACCGCTATGAAACCTCATCAAACCCTCAAAAAAATCCTGgtccaccccaaagacaaaagAGACAAGCTAAAAACAGGCAATTGTATTTATGAGATTGGCTGCCAAAATTGCGATCTCACTTATGTGGGCGAAACCTCGCGTCTGTTTGGGATAAGACTTGCGGAGCACAAAGCggaagtaaagaaagccaacgagAAAAAGTTTACTCGGTCAGAACGTAGGGCATCCGAGCAAGAACAAACAAAGTCAGCCATATCGGATCATGTCGCAAGGGCAAATCATGTAGTCAATTGGGATGACTCCAAGATACTGGGCAAGGAGCATGTCAGAAAGTCaagagaagtacgagaagcgatggagatcagaaagagggggaccaagaccatgaatagagaggaaggcacttatttcctaagtcacgtatttgacccacttttgaagactggaagtaagactactcaaaaccggaagccagtttcccaggaaagtggatcagatgctcacatctgatgaagtcctccgacgagatggacgaaatattagtaagtaaaacttactggttttgccaaACAAAAATTACTACTTGATTTGTTCTACATGTTTCGATACGTCTAGCACTGGTTAGTACGTGCTCAAAGTACTGTaccatgatgacaatccaacttaAAAACCACCGGAAGTATAAAATATGAACGAACTTGAAAAGCATAATAATTGCAAATATTATTATACGACTCGGTATAGTTCCAATTTATGAAACGAAGTTTTAAATGTTTGACACTTCGAGTAAAGTATGCAATTGTTAACGTATTTTACCACAACATTAATGTGGCCCGTTTCACAAACACCAGATCGGCAAGGTATACGTAGTTGCATGACAATTATATTATTAGCAACATATTATGTGCCTCGTTATCGTAACATGACGGTCGACCCTTTCAGATATTAAGACCCTTAAACATATATTAGTGCACAAAAAATAAATTACCGTGAAGATTCGTCTAATAGCGCATATGGGCTCCTGTGACATAACTGGAATtatagacacaaactaaaagtgccctcctgtaaaaatcccaccagcaattTAACGTTTAATTCTTTTATTTCTGCAGGCTGTACCTGGAATTTACACTAAGGCAAAGGAGCGCATGTACGGCATTAGGCGAATTTTTATATCACATATAATGAAAAGTTTTATGCGGACTTGTCAAATATGTGGGTTTTTTTAGATAAAACCAGATATTTTGATGGATCGAATGTACAAACAGGAAATACACAGATCAATGATATGACTGATATAACTTCATGGTCTAGAATAATTCCGACTTATTTTTATCTCCACGTCGACATAATAATCTGGATGAGGCAAGGATGAGTGACTTCTGCTTGTAGCTGAAATATAACTCCTAAAATCATCAAACTAAATATCTGGGTAATTACATTTAAACATAATCTTTTTCAAGGTACCTTTTAAGCGTTAACACTCGCGTATACGCGCACGACGTGTGCATATAGGATCTTGTGGATATTAATACGCGCCGCACGGATACCACTACGCTTATAGTTTGtataatttgacaaaatattataGTACCGTTTACCCCGACAGAGAGAAGGTATCTCCTTTATACCTTTTTAAATAACTGTTTTATGTCTAACTTTGGGCAGTCTGTGTGAGACAAAAGAGTCTCTCTAAAATAATCAAGaccagaaaacatcaaaaaccaCGATCCTGTATCAGTAAACATTTCGCGATACATTATAAAAGGCGTATCTTATTTCGTACAAATGACGCAGGATAGTTCTCGACCACTCGTATAAGGTGGACAAGGCAAATTACCAGCATTTCCACCACCACAACGCCCTTCAACTGGGTAAAACAGAGCCCCATTCTGATCGCCGCTACTACTACCCGACCAATTTTCTGGAGAACGATCCATGCAAACAAAGTCGCGTCTGCGGTGTTGATAATAATCTGTCATAAGATAACCGTGATACTCTTCCGTCCATCCGGTGGGACACGTCTTCATTGCTGGGATCATTAGGATGCTCCCTCGATTAGTTGCGTGACAGGCGACACATGGAACTTCGTGATCGTGTTTCGATGCAAAAGGCGGGAAGGTGCTCGTCTGATATTCAGCACTGTATACGAAGCCTCTCGCCCCTTCATCACCTGATTGATGTTCGTCATATTCCGGTGTTGGCGGAAGACAAAGATAGTTGGAGCCGCCTCCTTGGTGACCGTGATATTCTCCACCAGCTAGACctgtttcaaataattatgattacaAACACTAATTTAATCACACATATGCGGCACAAGTTGGGTGACGGGAGGACACGTTCCCCTCTAAATTATTTTATGGGTGACGTCTCCTCTAAACTTCCAACTTAAGGGTAAATGAAGCAATAATTACACCGTGGCTGTGCATTTTCCATTTGAGCCGCAAAACACCGTGTTTTTGGACAACATTGCAAACATTTTACGCCCTTCGCGCGCAATAAAAAACTAAACTTTACATTCATGATTTTGAACTAAATTTTTTCTGTGCTTCGCGCACAAAGTTCCCAGTGCAACCGGCACAAAATCCCCCCTAAATTGTAAGGTTACCACCGCTACTGACTGATCACATAAAGGCCTAAATAAACTAGACAGAGTAAACCAAGCTCAATATTTACACTTACCATTATAAACCAAATCAGCAGTAGAAGGACATGTTGATCGGCCCCATCGAATATAAACTGCACCAGAAATAACAGGATTAGTAGCGTCAGCCCCAGGGGGCCCTGGTGACCCCGGTGACCCCTGAGGGCCCTGTAAGCCTCTCAAACCCTGCGGGCCCACCTTTCCGGGTGTTCCAATAGCGCCCATTAGTCCATCTGTCAATAAATCATTATTGCAATAATAGTATTTGattatataacaataataataaatttaaatctATCCTGGCTACGGGCTTGTATAGTTATCACAGGTTAATAAAGACAATCATAACCACTCGCCTCACAAGCGAGAGgtatggggttcaagtccccgcaaaggcaggtatgtccggagtttttactctggtatatctgcctatgtatGTCAAGTTTACATTTGTAATTTTATGTTTAATTTTGCTTGTGtccgatgcgtaattcttctttaccATGTATATTGGTATATTAAGagacctttaatcgttagctttaataaacaaaCACAATTACAGGGTGTCCTGTATtcctctttttggaataaaaggtagccctgaaaagggctgtttagtttgtctttggttcctttgaagtgagtttactgtgctgctctgccctctacctggttgcttcctttgacgaatacaggtttcagccctagtcctcattgcatcaattgctaTTGCAtgccatccttgtgcgccggatacttgcaaatgcagcagtaatacgggtttttttttttttttttgacgagTTGTCAGGCATAAGCCTTTATTGTACATATTACGAAAACCACATATTAGACATATTTAAATCATTAAATCACATATTTTCAGAACACACAGATTATTGCATTAcactatataaaatatacaaatataagAAATTAAGTTGAACAATTAGATACATTGCGAATTTTGAGTTCATTATCAAACAAAAAGAGAAGATTGGGGTGATTACCATATCTATATTTGCTAATACAAAGCTTGCCAATTACAATAACATAGTTGACAAACATGTTGTCTTTGCTGTGTGAACCATGTTCAGTAATACGgagttgcgaagatgtttgaaactagctggtgatcctcgcttatagtgaatgctttcccaagcctaatgctattatctatccatgtaaTTAACCGTGTGtatcgtttaaatctttgatgtagtccaacctcatccgtggacagattgaaaaacgggtacatttcttaaagagggtatatcttcaaaaattgtgagccgattgaaatatttgttttggtttattaaagctaacgatttaaggtttctttaaataccaaaatacatttgatcaatttgtcagaaataggagaaaaaggggGCGCaacgaggggcctctttttttagggacaccctgtatttcaatCGGGTCACACCTTTtgtatgcccttttaaagaaatgtacctgtttttcactctgtccccGGATAGCAAACAGGGTTTGTAATGGGTCATGACTCatacaccacttgatttcttcctttgggTCAAAATCCAAAGCAACGTCTATGAGTGAGGTCCACCAGTTAGCCTCCAAGATGAAATGTATTACTGCAGTATTCGCAAGTATGCGGCGCACAGGAATGGCACGCAATGCAAT is a window of Amphiura filiformis chromosome 2, Afil_fr2py, whole genome shotgun sequence DNA encoding:
- the LOC140141483 gene encoding uncharacterized protein, which encodes MEFLEQQAIATAPIDCKPRYWRRYVDDVLEIIKAGQVQNLTDHLNTIDKTDSIKFTYEEEKEGKIPFLDTLIVRKPDGSVKLLVYRKPTHTDQYLSFKSEHPLHQKMGVVRTLFDRMYSVVTDETDRANEEKHVRGALKNCGYPKWAVDQVKSKMQLKTKPAVKPTAKKDQKNEDKSKGMVVLPYVNGISERVQRIFKKHKVDTAMKPHQTLKKILVHPKDKRDKLKTGNCIYEIGCQNCDLTYVGETSRLFGIRLAEHKAEVKKANEKKFTRSERRASEQEQTKSAISDHVARANHVVNWDDSKILGKEHVRKSRESV
- the LOC140146401 gene encoding uncharacterized protein: MSCSHSGSFLFLTSFLFLFVVGITGHNDSDVSTINELKESSELAFFKYFFQGPPGKDGRDGRDGRDGHDGAPAPACSSVDSRGIQGPPGEPGRDGLMGAIGTPGKVGPQGLRGLQGPQGSPGSPGPPGADATNPVISGAVYIRWGRSTCPSTADLVYNGLAGGEYHGHQGGGSNYLCLPPTPEYDEHQSGDEGARGFVYSAEYQTSTFPPFASKHDHEVPCVACHATNRGSILMIPAMKTCPTGWTEEYHGYLMTDYYQHRRRDFVCMDRSPENWSGSSSGDQNGALFYPVEGRCGGGNAGNLPCPPYTSGRELSCVICTK